The Iamia sp. SCSIO 61187 genomic sequence GCGGCGGCCAGCTCGATGGCGAGGGGCACCCCGTCGAGCCGACGGCACAGCTCCGCGACTGCGTCGTCGGGCTCGACGATGCTCCCGGCGTCGGCCGCCCGAGCCACGAAGAGCCCCACCGCAGGTCCGTCGGCCGACCCCGCCGGAGGGAGGGCGAGCGGGCCGATGGGCACGACCGTCTCCCCGGGCAGCTCGAGGGCGGTGCGGCTGGTCGCCAGGACGGTCGGGGCCAGGCACGCCTCCAGCAGCTCGTCGAGCGCCTCGGCCACGGCGTCCACGACGTGCTCGCAGTTGTCGACCACGAGCAGCACCGGGCTGTCGACCGGGGCGTCGACCAGGGCCGAGAACGACGCGTAGCCGAGCTGGTCGGCCAGCGACTCGCGCACGGCCTCGGCGGTGCTCACCCGGGTCAGGTCGACAGTGCGCACGCCGTGGACGAAGCGGTCGGCGACCATCGCCGCGGCCACGCGGGCCAGGCGGGTCTTGCCGATGCCCCCCGGCCCGATGAGCGTGACGAGCCGACGGTCGGCGAGGCGATCGGTCACCAGCGCCAGCTCGGCCGCCCGGCCGATCAGCTCCATGGGGCGAGCGTAGGGCGGCGCGCCACCGGTCCGCCGAGCGAGAACCACCGCCCGGAGCGGCGCGGCCGGCTCGGGTCGTCACACCGTGAGGCGCGACATCACGCCTGGGGGGTGAGACCCCACCACGGAGGACCACCATGACCATCGACCTCAGCCAGCGGCTCTGCGACGCCACCATCGGCACGCTCGAGCTGTTCGCCGTCCACCTCGGCACCACCCTCGGCCTGTACGAGGCCTTCGACCGCCACGGCCCGCTGACCGCCCCCGAGCTGGCGGACCGGGCCGGCATCGACCCCCGCTACGCCCAGGAGTGGTGCGAGCAGCAGGCCGTCGCCGGCTACCTCGAGGTCGCCTCGCCCTCGGCCGTGGCCGAGACCCTGCGGTTCGCCCTGCCCGAGGAGCACCGCGGTGCCCTCCTCGACCCGATCGACGGCGACCACCTCGCCCCCTTCGCGTCGATGGTGGTCGGGATCGCCGGGGTCCTCGACGACGTGGCCGAGGCCTTCCGCACCGGCGGCGGCGTGCCCTACGCCCGCTACGGGGCCACGTTCCGCGACGGCCAGGGCGCCATCAACCGCCCCGCCTTCACCTCCGACCTGGTCAAGGCCTGGATCCCGGCCGTCCCCGGCCTGACCGACCGCCTCGCGGCCGGCGCCCGCGTCCTCGACGTCGGCACCGGCCAGGGCTGGTCCGCCATCGCCATCCAGACCGCCTGGCCCGCCGCCCAGGTCGTCGGGCTCGACACCGATGCCGCGTCGATCGCCGACGCCCGGGCCCACGCCGCCCAGGCCGGCGTCGACGTGCGCTTCGCCGACCCCACGGCCTCGATCGCCGACCTCGGACCGGTCGACGCCGCCTTCGTCCTCGAGGCCCTCCACGACATGTCCCAGCCGGTCGAGGTCCTCCGCGCCCTGCGCCAGGCCCTCACCGACGACGGCGTGGTCGTCGTCGTCGACGAAGCCGTGGCCGACGCCTTCACCGCCCCCGGCGACGAGGTCGAGCGGATGATGTACGGCTGGAGCGTCGTCCACTGCCTCCCGGCCTCCATGTCCGAGGAGGGCTCCGCCGCCCTCGGCACCGCCCTGCGGCCCTCGACCGTCGCCGACCTGGCCGCCCGGGCCGGCTTCTCCTCGTGCGACGTCGTCGACGTCGACGCCGGCTTCTTCCGCGTCTACCGCCTCGCGGTCTGACCCTCACCCCCTCCAGGAGATCACCATGTCCACCACCACCCGCTTCCCCGTCCGCTCCATCGAGCGCATCGACGCCTTCGTGCGCGCCGAGGCCGCCACCGTGCTCACCGCCGCCTTCCTCGACGACCCCGTCTTCACCTGGATGGAGCCCGACCGGGCCGCCCGGGCCGACACCCTGCCCGTCCTGTTCGACGCCTTCCTCGCCGCCCAGGCCCGCCACCGCACCGCCGACCTGGCCCGGGTCGACGGCCCGGCCGCCGGCGTCGCCCTCTGGGTCCCACCCGGCGTGGCGGCCGTGCACGCCGACGACGAGCCCGAGCTCGAGGCCCGCCTCGGCGTCCTGGGCCCGGCGGCCCTCGCCCGGATGGGGGCGTGCAGCGAGGCCTTCGCCGCGGTCCACCCGGCCGAGCCCGCGTGGTACCTCAACTTCCTGGCCGTCGCCCCGTCTCACCAGGGCCGGGGCATCGGGTCGGCACTGCTGCGGTCGGTGCTGGCCCAGTGCGACGTGGGCGGCGAGGCCGCCTACCTCGAGGCCACCTCGGAGCGGAACCGGGCCCTCTACGAGCGTCACGGCTTCCGCCTCATCCGGGAGATCCCCCTCCCCGACGGTGGCCCCACGTCCTACGCCATGTGGCGCGACCCGATCATGCCCCCCGGCCACGCCTGGCCGCAGCAGCGCTGACGACCCCCCAACCCCGCCCGAGACGCGAGCGCGAGGAGCGCAGCGAACCAGGCGAACGGGGACGGCGGGGTCGCCATCCCCCGGCGGCCCGGCGCAGCCGCTGGGGGGCTGCGGGGGGTCTCCCCCCGCAGAGGAGCCGTGGCCCCGACGGACGAGGGGTCCGGCTCCGGAGAGGTCTTCAGCCCCGAGCGCAGCGAGGGACCCTCAGCTCGTAGGAGTGGAGCGAGCGCCAGCGAGCGAACGACTACGAATTGGTGAGGAGCATCCCGAGGGCGATGGTGGTGAAGGCCCACACCAGGGCGACGACGACCGTC encodes the following:
- a CDS encoding bifunctional 2-polyprenyl-6-hydroxyphenol methylase/3-demethylubiquinol 3-O-methyltransferase UbiG, coding for MTIDLSQRLCDATIGTLELFAVHLGTTLGLYEAFDRHGPLTAPELADRAGIDPRYAQEWCEQQAVAGYLEVASPSAVAETLRFALPEEHRGALLDPIDGDHLAPFASMVVGIAGVLDDVAEAFRTGGGVPYARYGATFRDGQGAINRPAFTSDLVKAWIPAVPGLTDRLAAGARVLDVGTGQGWSAIAIQTAWPAAQVVGLDTDAASIADARAHAAQAGVDVRFADPTASIADLGPVDAAFVLEALHDMSQPVEVLRALRQALTDDGVVVVVDEAVADAFTAPGDEVERMMYGWSVVHCLPASMSEEGSAALGTALRPSTVADLAARAGFSSCDVVDVDAGFFRVYRLAV
- a CDS encoding N-acetyltransferase; amino-acid sequence: MSTTTRFPVRSIERIDAFVRAEAATVLTAAFLDDPVFTWMEPDRAARADTLPVLFDAFLAAQARHRTADLARVDGPAAGVALWVPPGVAAVHADDEPELEARLGVLGPAALARMGACSEAFAAVHPAEPAWYLNFLAVAPSHQGRGIGSALLRSVLAQCDVGGEAAYLEATSERNRALYERHGFRLIREIPLPDGGPTSYAMWRDPIMPPGHAWPQQR